The window GCAAGCGCCTGTTAGTTAATAACCGATAAAAGGAAGGCGCCGCATGCCCTCCACGCGACGGTCAAGTCGACGACCTTCGGATTTCAAACTAATTTTATCTGTCGAAGCCGATCATCATTGCTATTGAATGTAATCGTAACCCTGTGAGTATTTCCATACCGATCGATCGCCGTAATCCCCGCTGAAGCGTTCGGACCTGGCACGGGTGACTGGGACAGATTGAAAGTAGAATCAGCCACTAAAATAACCACCTGCCCTGGACGAATAAAATCTTGCAATACTGTACTTGGCAGTCCGGAATTAGTTTGCGAATAGCTGATAGGCCCCTTGCCTGGCGTCGGTGTATAACCCGTGAATACAGCATGCACGGTGCCGGGCTTTGCCGTTTTGCTGTGCTTTGAAATACTCGCAGGCGTCATGGAGAATTGAACGAACTCCATGAGTACGCCACGGTTGCGTATGACGAACGGAATATAGTCATAAGAGACCCCCCGCTCACTGATATTGGTGGGTCTCAGCGTATAGTCGCTGATGCGTCGCACGGGCACTGCTTCAGGGACCAGCGTCACAGAACCACTCGGCATCTCGGTAGAAAAAAACTCGGTTCCATCACGCATCGTAACTTTTGCAGCAACACGCAATGGGCCACTGGCTTTGGACCTGACCCAAAAGTCTCGATATAAGGAATTCAGGCTTGCCAAGGCTGAATTATCTGCCTCCGGCAAAGGATCTGCACTCGGGAAAAACCTGTACCTGCTGTCCCGTTTATTGCTCCAATCCCATTGCACTGCAGCAGGGGGGAGGCCCATCAGTGGATCAGCATTGGGAAGCTCTCTTGCGTCAGAATGCTGAATCAACACCAGGCTTCTGATGTCATCGTCGCTAATGTTAATCAAATCACCGTTCTCATCCGCAACAGCAAGGCCGACCCTCAGTTGAACCTGCTGAAGCCCGTTGGCATATACGCGATCTGCCGTAGATGCAAACTCCACTGTAAAATTCAGCGGCTGAGTCCACTGACGGGTATTGCTTAGATTATCCATTGTATTATCCTTAAAAGCCTATTCAGGCAATCCATATGCCACACCCTCGGAGCCTACCCTGCAGACGAGCGCGCGGCGTCTTATTCAAAACTTACGAGATATAAATCGGGTGATCAATACAGCATCATGACTCGACTATCTGTCTCAGTCTCGCTGAAAAGAATATTGACGGTATGTGGGTTACCATACATATCAATAGCGCGAAGCGCGGTCGAACGCCTTAACGAGGGAAGGCCGGCCGGCGGGGTATTGAAAGCGCGAACCACCACAATTACTGGTCGGCCCGGCAGCGCATAGCTTGGGTCTATATGCCTTGGCCCGACGGAATTGAAATTACTGTAGTGTATTTGTGTACCTCCAGGAAAAGTGAACCCCGTCAGCACCAATGTACCCGCGCCGCTGCGCGTGACGATATGCTTGACAGCACTTGAATCCGTGAACGAAACAGATCGAAACTCAACGGCACCATGGACCGAATCAAGGGAGAGGGGAATATAGTCGTAGGCCACATTATTCGACGAAATTGTAATGGGATTAAAATTATAATCCTCGGGACCGTAGCGCGGAACCTCAACAGGGATCAGCGTAACGGAACCTTCTTTGCTGGCTGACGAAATGAAAACGCTGCCATCGTCCCTCGTGATTTTTGCTGCAATACGAAGTGTTGTATCAGCAACGGTTCTGACGTAGAAATCCTTGTACAGAACGGTCCCGCTAGAGAACGCTGCTTTTGAGTCACCGTTATCCATTGCCCGGGTGCCTGCACCACTGTGTGCAGGGTAAAACCTGTAGGCCAGGTTCTGATGGTGCGAATAGTCCCACATCAGATTAGGGGTCACTGGGTTAGCAGATGGGTGCGTTGAATTATCAAAGGCGATCTCCTTACCGCCGTGATATTCAATCAGGCGAAGGCTGCTTAGCTCGCTTTCACTTAGAGCAGCAGGATTAAGCAAACTGTCCTCGGCTTCTAGTTTTACCGTCAACTTCACTTGTTGACGCCCATTTGCGTAGAGCCTGCTAGATCCAGACGTCACGGCAATCGACATTTTCAGGTTGCTCCACGGCAACATTTTATTCACATCACTCATCACATATTCCTTTATGTTCAGACTTGAAAATTTTCTATTAGACCACTGCTGCCCTCGCAATATAAGTGCGGGTGGCGATGTATTGATTCAGAAAATTGGATCTGATCTGCAGTAAAATTTTGTTCTTTAAAGACCAATAGACCACATCACCAAACCAGCTTTATCCAAGTTTTAATATCTGTCTACCGCGTGCAATCAATAGTAATAAACGACCACCAGAAAGGCACGTTTACTTTAAATTCAATAGGCGTCTTCCAACAGAAGATGGTAAAGGTCCAGATCAATTATGTAGGATAATTCTTCGCACCATGAAGGACTACGAAAGCCATTTTCCGCCCACAAATAAAAATGCCGCATCCTTACTGAAGGATGCGGCGCTGAAAAATCGGGGGTTGCGGGTCAGTGGATGGCTTTTTCCAGCTTCGCGGTCATGGTTTCGAGGGCCCGCTGCAGTGCAAAGAGTTCGTCAACCTTTGCACGAACAAGAACTTTTCCTACAAGACGCTCAATTTCCAACAGCGGATCAACACTGACGGGCAGGTTCAGGTGCTCTGGCAGGATTTCTTCGCCGCTGCTGACCAGCAACGCAAAGTGGATGACGTTTTCCAGTTCTCGGGTATTGCCTGGCCATGTGTGGGCTTCGAGCGCGGCTTGTGCGGCGTCACTGATCAGCGGCACGGCGAGGTTGAGGCGCTGGCTGTAGATGCCGAGGAAGTATTCGGCCAGCGGCAGGATGTTGCCCGGTTGCTCACGCAGGGCAGGCAGCTCAAGGTGGCCTTCGCTGAGGTAATGGAACAGCCGCTCGTGAAATTTGCCGGCGGCCACGGCCTGGGCCAGGTCGATGCTGGTGGCGGCGACCAGGCGCACATCTACCGGGCTGGGCTGTTGCGCGCCAACGCGGGTGACTTCGTGATTTTCCAGAGCGGCCAGCAGTTTGATCTGGATCGGCAGCGGCAAATCGCCGATTTCGTCCAGGTACAAGGTGCCGCCGTTGGCTGAGCCAAACCAGCCTGCGCGGCTGCTGACCGAGCCGCTGTGAGCGCCAGCTGCATAGCCGAACAATTCGGCATCGGCGTAGGTGGGGCTGATGGCGCCGCAATTGACCGAAACGAACAAGCCGGGGCGGTCACTGCCGCGATGAATGTGCCGGGCGAGTAATTCCTTGCCGGTGCCGGATTCACCGCGGATCAACACCGGCAGCTCACGGGGCGCCAGCTGTTCCATTTCTTCGCGCAGGCGGCGGGCGCGGGGATCGATGAACACCAGCGCTTTGGCGCGAATACTCAGCGGGCTTTTTTCGGCATCGGGGAAAGTCAGCAGCGGCTGACCAAAGGGTTCTTTAAGGCTCATGGCAAGCTCCCGCCTGAGCCTTGCAACGGCTCAACCGTTAAGTGAAAACAGAATCTTGAAGACAAGCGCGGAGCATTCCGCGCCGGTTGAATTCATGCGCGGCGTCGTGCGTCGTGTTCCATTCGACTTTGCAGGCGATACAGGTAGGCGAAGCCTTGCTCCCAGCGACGGTGTCCGGACTTGACGTTGATGTGCCCGGCCTCGCTGAGAATGCCGGTTTCGGCGCCCCAGTCACCCGCCATTTGCAGGGCACGCTGAGTGCTGACGGCAGCATCGTTGTCGGAGGTGACAATTTGCGTCGGGAACGGCAACAAGTCTTTCGGGATCGGCGCAAAGTTGCGCAGGGCCGGTGAGCAGTTGGGGCGTTCGACGTCAGCAGGTGCGACGAGTAAAGCACCGTGAACCTGACGCAACGACTCCAGCGGCGCCAGGCGTGCCCAATGGGCAACGGTGATGCAGCCCAGGCTGTGCGCGAT of the Paucimonas lemoignei genome contains:
- the zraR_4 gene encoding sigma-54 factor, interaction region, with the protein product MSLKEPFGQPLLTFPDAEKSPLSIRAKALVFIDPRARRLREEMEQLAPRELPVLIRGESGTGKELLARHIHRGSDRPGLFVSVNCGAISPTYADAELFGYAAGAHSGSVSSRAGWFGSANGGTLYLDEIGDLPLPIQIKLLAALENHEVTRVGAQQPSPVDVRLVAATSIDLAQAVAAGKFHERLFHYLSEGHLELPALREQPGNILPLAEYFLGIYSQRLNLAVPLISDAAQAALEAHTWPGNTRELENVIHFALLVSSGEEILPEHLNLPVSVDPLLEIERLVGKVLVRAKVDELFALQRALETMTAKLEKAIH
- a CDS encoding alpha/beta hydrolase, which gives rise to MHNESIRYLIVPGWQGSGDEHWQTHWQNSLPNSSRVEQADWFKPRLEDWVGELQRTISAERSPVILIAHSLGCITVAHWARLAPLESLRQVHGALLVAPADVERPNCSPALRNFAPIPKDLLPFPTQIVTSDNDAAVSTQRALQMAGDWGAETGILSEAGHINVKSGHRRWEQGFAYLYRLQSRMEHDARRRA